The Petropleomorpha daqingensis genome includes a window with the following:
- a CDS encoding MOSC domain-containing protein, translated as MRYRYDVEIVGLLASPEHRYDGRPGNLVPPQDDDRRTELTVRGGVGIVGDRYSGRPAHRDAQVTVLGVEGIESLAAELGLPVPDPLLARRNVVLRGAEVEALRGEEFSLDCGQGEVQLRGGRPANPCAWLDVALGPGFHRGLRGRAGIRCAALTDGVLRLGPAVLRSAVPLDATRAGEVHRLQPTRR; from the coding sequence ATGCGGTACCGGTACGACGTCGAGATCGTCGGGCTGCTCGCCTCGCCGGAGCACCGCTACGACGGCCGCCCGGGGAACCTCGTCCCGCCCCAGGACGACGACCGCCGCACCGAGCTGACCGTGCGCGGCGGGGTCGGCATCGTCGGGGACCGCTACTCCGGCCGGCCCGCGCACCGCGACGCCCAGGTCACGGTGCTGGGCGTCGAGGGGATCGAGTCGCTCGCCGCCGAGCTGGGGCTGCCGGTCCCGGACCCGCTGCTCGCCCGCCGCAACGTCGTCCTGCGCGGGGCGGAGGTGGAGGCGCTGCGCGGCGAGGAGTTCTCGCTGGACTGCGGCCAGGGGGAGGTGCAGCTCCGCGGCGGCCGGCCGGCCAACCCGTGCGCCTGGCTGGACGTCGCGCTCGGCCCGGGGTTCCACCGCGGGTTGCGTGGCCGGGCCGGCATCCGGTGCGCGGCGCTGACGGACGGCGTCCTGCGGCTCGGCCCCGCCGTCCTGCGCTCCGCCGTCCCGCTCGACGCGACCCGGGCCGGCGAGGTCCACCGACTCCAGCCGACCCGCCGCTGA
- a CDS encoding DUF2382 domain-containing protein: protein MIGTETIDRVIGKDVYDASGEKIGSASEVYLDDESGRPEWVTVRTGLFGTKESFVPIRDADLTDDGVRVPVSKDRVKDAPKIDADGHLSPEEEQELYRYYGNVSDGYAGTDTAGMQTARTDAAGTVGHDTSGPTTDHAMTRSEERLEVGTRSEEIGRARLRKYVVTENATETVPVAREEIRVEREPITDANVGAAMDGPAISEEEHEVTLRAERPVVEKEAVPVERVRLDKETVTDTETVSADLRKEQIEVDGAADRDRGR from the coding sequence ATGATCGGCACCGAGACCATCGACCGCGTGATCGGCAAGGACGTCTACGACGCCTCCGGCGAGAAGATCGGCTCCGCCTCCGAGGTGTACCTCGACGACGAGAGCGGCCGGCCGGAGTGGGTGACGGTGCGGACCGGCCTGTTCGGCACCAAGGAGTCCTTCGTCCCGATCCGGGACGCCGACCTCACCGACGACGGCGTGCGGGTACCGGTGAGCAAGGACCGGGTGAAGGACGCACCGAAGATCGACGCCGACGGCCACCTCTCGCCCGAGGAGGAGCAGGAGCTCTACCGCTACTACGGCAACGTCAGCGATGGCTACGCAGGCACCGACACTGCGGGTATGCAGACGGCGCGCACGGACGCCGCTGGCACGGTCGGCCACGACACCTCGGGTCCGACCACGGACCACGCCATGACGCGTTCGGAGGAGCGGCTCGAGGTCGGCACCCGCTCGGAGGAGATCGGCCGGGCGCGGCTGCGCAAGTACGTCGTCACCGAGAACGCCACCGAGACCGTCCCGGTCGCCCGCGAGGAGATCCGCGTCGAGCGCGAGCCGATCACCGACGCCAACGTCGGCGCCGCGATGGACGGCCCGGCGATCAGCGAGGAGGAGCACGAGGTCACGCTCCGCGCCGAGCGGCCCGTGGTGGAGAAGGAGGCCGTCCCGGTCGAGCGGGTACGCCTGGACAAGGAGACGGTGACCGACACCGAGACGGTGTCCGCCGACCTCCGCAAGGAGCAGATCGAGGTGGACGGCGCCGCGGATCGCGACCGCGGTCGCTGA
- a CDS encoding AAA family ATPase, which translates to MTDPTPPVQDLPSDLSSPEKLAAALEATGYLPDEGLATAAYLALVMHRPLFLEGEAGVGKTALAHALAEVTGRPIYRLQCYEGLEASQALYDWDFGRQLLHLRAAEAAHVNDNPDALEASLYDRRFLLARPLLQALEDSPSVLLVDEVDRADDEFEAFLLEVLSDFTISIPELGTVRAVTPPLVILTSNRTREVHDALKRRCLYHWLQHPDFDREVAILRRRLPEVTEQLAREVARATAKLRTLDLLKPPGIAEAMDWATALHTLGARDLDPDVAARTLGAVLKYREDTERVQMQVRGALFGGG; encoded by the coding sequence GTGACCGACCCCACCCCGCCGGTGCAGGACCTGCCCTCGGACCTGTCCAGCCCGGAGAAGCTCGCCGCGGCGCTGGAAGCGACCGGCTACCTGCCCGACGAGGGGCTGGCCACCGCGGCCTACCTGGCGCTGGTCATGCACCGCCCGCTGTTCCTCGAGGGCGAGGCCGGCGTCGGCAAGACCGCGCTGGCGCACGCGCTGGCCGAGGTCACCGGCCGGCCGATCTACCGGCTGCAGTGCTACGAGGGTCTGGAGGCCAGCCAGGCGCTCTACGACTGGGACTTCGGCCGGCAGCTGCTGCACCTGCGCGCGGCCGAGGCGGCGCACGTCAACGACAACCCGGACGCGCTCGAGGCCTCCCTGTACGACCGCCGGTTCCTGCTGGCCCGGCCGCTGCTGCAGGCCCTGGAGGACTCGCCGTCCGTGCTGCTGGTCGACGAGGTCGACCGCGCCGACGACGAGTTCGAGGCGTTCCTGCTCGAGGTGCTGTCGGACTTCACCATCTCGATCCCCGAGCTCGGCACGGTCCGGGCGGTCACCCCGCCGCTGGTGATCCTCACGTCCAACCGGACCCGTGAGGTGCACGACGCCCTCAAGCGCCGCTGCCTCTACCACTGGCTGCAGCACCCGGACTTCGACCGCGAGGTGGCGATCCTGCGCCGGCGGCTGCCCGAGGTCACCGAGCAGCTGGCTCGCGAGGTCGCGCGGGCGACGGCGAAGCTGCGCACGCTGGACCTGCTCAAGCCGCCGGGGATCGCCGAGGCGATGGACTGGGCGACCGCGCTGCACACGCTCGGCGCCCGCGACCTCGACCCCGACGTCGCCGCCCGCACGCTCGGCGCGGTGCTGAAGTACCGCGAGGACACCGAGCGCGTGCAGATGCAGGTGCGGGGGGCGCTCTTCGGTGGCGGCTGA
- a CDS encoding DUF4232 domain-containing protein produces MRLSRLFLPALALVAVAGCSFQGSVTDAGSGSSSSSSRTTTSSSAATSSSAAPVTSGSSAGGSSSGGSSSGSPAGSTTSGSGTTGRCHTADLAGSLQPGSPGAGQRYATVVLRNTSGRSCTIKGYGGIGLVNASGAALPTHQNRVSPSPTTVTLRPGGSASSQLHWAAVPGTGDSTSGDCQPTPGALQVIPPDETAPLSIPWTQGPVCEAGTIDQQPYAAG; encoded by the coding sequence GTGAGGCTCTCCAGGCTGTTCCTGCCGGCTCTGGCGCTGGTCGCCGTCGCCGGTTGCTCCTTCCAGGGCTCGGTCACCGACGCCGGCAGCGGCTCGAGCTCGTCCTCCAGCAGGACGACGACGAGCAGCAGCGCTGCGACGTCGTCCTCGGCCGCGCCGGTGACCAGCGGCTCGTCGGCCGGCGGCTCCTCGTCCGGCGGCTCGTCCAGCGGGTCGCCTGCCGGGTCGACGACCTCCGGCAGCGGGACCACCGGCCGCTGCCACACCGCCGACCTGGCCGGCAGCCTGCAGCCGGGCAGCCCCGGCGCCGGGCAGCGCTACGCCACGGTGGTGCTGCGCAACACCAGCGGCCGCTCCTGCACGATCAAGGGGTACGGCGGGATCGGTCTGGTGAACGCCTCCGGCGCGGCGCTGCCCACCCACCAGAACCGCGTCTCCCCCTCGCCCACCACGGTGACGCTGAGGCCCGGCGGCTCGGCGAGCTCGCAGCTGCACTGGGCCGCCGTCCCGGGCACCGGCGACTCGACCAGCGGGGACTGCCAGCCCACGCCCGGCGCGCTGCAGGTCATCCCGCCCGACGAGACCGCGCCGCTCTCCATCCCGTGGACGCAGGGCCCGGTCTGCGAGGCCGGCACCATCGACCAGCAGCCCTACGCCGCCGGGTAG
- a CDS encoding response regulator transcription factor, translating into MTTILLVDDEAAITDNLAPFLKRAGFSVVVAATGEEALARLPAVSPDLVVLDVLLPGMDGREVLRRVRHERRQVPIILLTQVGESGERTMALEEGADDYLNKPFDPYELVARIRAVLRRGGRNDPSLRGAQRLRSGDVVLDRASQRVFKADREVALTPRATVLLGYLMSHPDEVLTRERLLEAVWGWSYQSSTRSVDTRIAELRRALEHDSGSPELITTVPGLGYRFSARVESV; encoded by the coding sequence GTGACGACGATCCTCCTGGTGGACGACGAGGCGGCGATCACCGACAACCTCGCACCGTTCCTCAAGCGCGCCGGGTTCTCGGTCGTCGTCGCCGCCACCGGCGAGGAGGCGCTCGCCCGGCTGCCGGCGGTCAGCCCCGATCTCGTGGTGCTCGACGTCCTGCTGCCCGGCATGGACGGCCGCGAGGTGCTGCGCCGGGTCCGGCACGAGCGGCGGCAGGTGCCGATCATCCTGCTCACCCAGGTCGGCGAGTCCGGCGAGCGGACGATGGCCCTGGAGGAGGGCGCGGACGACTACCTCAACAAGCCGTTCGACCCGTACGAGCTGGTCGCCCGCATCCGCGCGGTGCTGCGCCGCGGCGGGCGCAACGACCCTTCGCTGCGCGGTGCCCAGCGGCTGCGCAGCGGCGACGTCGTCCTGGACCGGGCGTCCCAGCGGGTGTTCAAGGCCGACCGCGAGGTGGCGCTGACCCCGCGGGCCACGGTGCTGCTCGGCTACCTGATGAGCCATCCCGACGAGGTGCTCACGCGCGAGCGGCTGCTCGAGGCGGTCTGGGGGTGGTCGTACCAGAGCAGCACCCGCTCGGTGGACACCCGCATCGCCGAGCTGCGGCGGGCGCTGGAGCACGATTCCGGCTCACCGGAGCTGATCACCACGGTGCCGGGCCTCGGCTACCGCTTCTCCGCCCGGGTCGAGAGCGTCTGA
- a CDS encoding vWA domain-containing protein has product MAADVVARDVVDTVLGFARTLRAAGVAASPDRVEAMLAAVGSLDVLDARDVYWAGRLTLCSGPDDLDRYDAAFTAYFAGERPRPTRTAPPEQQIVSAMAPLTEGSGEGDQSSDAQELAVQASAAEVLRHRDVSELTVAEREHLRRLFALLQPASPMRPARRRRPSPVGSVHPARTVRRALRDGGEVTRLLHRRAAPRPRRVVLLVDVSGSMSPYADALLRFAHAAVRARPSSTEVFTIGTRLTRVTREMRLRDPDKALAASGSAIPDWSGGTRLGEVLKAFLDRWGQRGMARGAVVVVCSDGWERGGTELLGEQMARLRRLAHAVVWVNPHKGREGYEPLTGGMQAALPSVDHFVSGHSLAAFEELTGVIERA; this is encoded by the coding sequence GTGGCGGCTGACGTCGTGGCGCGCGATGTCGTCGACACCGTGCTGGGCTTCGCGCGCACGCTGCGCGCGGCGGGTGTGGCCGCCTCCCCGGACCGCGTCGAGGCGATGCTGGCCGCCGTCGGCTCGCTCGACGTCCTGGACGCCCGGGACGTCTACTGGGCCGGCCGGCTGACGCTGTGCTCCGGCCCCGACGACCTCGACCGCTACGACGCCGCGTTCACGGCCTACTTCGCCGGCGAGCGGCCGCGGCCGACCCGCACCGCGCCACCGGAGCAGCAGATCGTCTCGGCGATGGCCCCCCTGACCGAGGGCTCGGGCGAGGGCGACCAGTCCTCCGACGCCCAGGAGCTCGCCGTGCAGGCCAGCGCCGCGGAGGTCCTCCGCCACCGCGACGTCTCCGAGCTGACCGTCGCCGAGCGCGAGCACCTGCGGCGGCTGTTCGCCCTGCTCCAGCCGGCCTCGCCGATGCGCCCGGCGCGGCGTCGTCGTCCCAGCCCGGTCGGCTCGGTCCACCCTGCCCGCACCGTCCGCCGCGCGCTCCGCGACGGCGGTGAGGTCACCCGCCTGCTGCACCGCCGGGCCGCGCCGCGCCCGCGCCGCGTCGTCCTGCTGGTCGACGTCTCCGGGTCGATGAGCCCGTACGCCGACGCGCTGCTGCGCTTCGCGCACGCGGCGGTGCGCGCCCGGCCGTCGTCCACCGAGGTGTTCACGATCGGCACCCGGCTGACCCGGGTCACCCGCGAGATGCGGCTGCGCGACCCCGACAAGGCGCTGGCCGCCAGCGGCTCGGCGATCCCGGACTGGTCCGGTGGCACGCGCCTGGGCGAGGTGCTCAAGGCGTTCCTGGACCGGTGGGGTCAGCGCGGCATGGCCCGCGGCGCGGTGGTCGTCGTCTGCAGCGACGGCTGGGAGCGGGGCGGCACGGAGCTGCTCGGTGAGCAGATGGCCCGGCTGCGGCGGCTCGCGCACGCGGTCGTCTGGGTCAACCCGCACAAGGGCCGGGAGGGCTACGAGCCGCTCACCGGCGGGATGCAGGCCGCCCTGCCCTCGGTCGACCACTTCGTCTCGGGGCACAGCCTCGCGGCGTTCGAGGAGCTGACGGGAGTGATCGAGCGTGCGTAG
- a CDS encoding XdhC family protein yields the protein MRDVLDDLVGWWQAGQTVGMGTVVATWRSAPRPAGASMLVGPDGTAVGSVSGGCVEGAVYEEAKDAVETGEATLQRYGVSDDDAFAVGLTCGGILDVFVESVSRESFPELGEIKDSVDRHEPVAVVTCVKGPDDRLGRRMVLWPDRTSGSFGLQRMDDAVAADARGMLAAGRTGMLHFGHDGERRGDDLELFVNSFAPPARMVVFGAIDFAAAVARVGSFLGYRVTVCDARPVFATPKRFPDADEVIVEWPHRYLQGEVDAGRIDERTVLCVLTHDPKFDVPLLEVALRLPVAYVGAMGSRRTHEERLARLQEAGLSKEEIARLSSPIGLDLGARTPEETAVSIAAEIIAGRWGGSGERLSGIEGPIHATAER from the coding sequence ATGCGTGACGTGCTCGACGACCTGGTCGGCTGGTGGCAGGCGGGACAGACCGTGGGGATGGGCACCGTCGTCGCCACGTGGCGTTCGGCGCCGCGCCCGGCCGGCGCCTCGATGCTGGTCGGCCCCGACGGGACAGCGGTGGGCAGCGTCTCCGGTGGCTGCGTCGAGGGCGCGGTCTACGAGGAGGCCAAGGACGCCGTCGAGACCGGCGAGGCGACGCTGCAGCGCTACGGCGTGAGCGACGACGACGCCTTCGCCGTCGGGCTGACCTGCGGCGGGATCCTCGACGTTTTCGTCGAGTCGGTCTCCCGCGAGTCGTTCCCCGAGCTGGGGGAGATCAAGGACTCCGTCGACCGGCACGAGCCGGTCGCCGTCGTCACCTGCGTGAAGGGTCCCGACGACCGGCTGGGACGGCGGATGGTGCTCTGGCCCGACCGCACGTCGGGCTCGTTCGGCCTGCAGCGCATGGACGACGCCGTGGCCGCCGACGCCCGCGGCATGCTCGCCGCCGGCCGCACCGGGATGCTGCACTTCGGCCACGACGGCGAGCGCCGCGGTGACGACCTCGAGCTGTTCGTGAACTCCTTCGCGCCGCCGGCGCGGATGGTGGTCTTCGGCGCGATCGACTTCGCCGCCGCGGTGGCACGGGTCGGCTCGTTCCTCGGCTACCGGGTGACCGTCTGCGACGCCCGCCCGGTGTTCGCGACGCCCAAGCGCTTCCCGGACGCCGACGAGGTGATCGTCGAGTGGCCGCACCGCTACCTGCAGGGCGAGGTCGACGCCGGCCGGATCGACGAGCGCACCGTCCTCTGCGTGCTCACCCACGACCCGAAGTTCGACGTCCCGCTGCTGGAGGTCGCGCTGCGGCTGCCGGTCGCCTACGTCGGCGCGATGGGGTCGCGGCGCACGCACGAGGAGCGGCTGGCGCGGCTGCAGGAGGCGGGCCTGTCGAAGGAGGAGATCGCCCGGCTGTCCTCGCCGATCGGCCTCGACCTGGGCGCCCGGACGCCGGAGGAGACGGCCGTCTCGATCGCCGCGGAGATCATCGCCGGCCGGTGGGGCGGGTCCGGCGAGCGGCTGTCCGGCATCGAGGGCCCCATCCACGCCACCGCCGAGCGCTGA
- a CDS encoding sensor histidine kinase, producing MRLTRWLLALLPLAVGMGLWVAARAGAYANDRLLVSASAYRGDWLLAIGAVLSLLACAGLAIAGRRDAHARRELREQADAYARDRRLLLSRLDHELKNPLTAMRAAVANVAAAGPDADRAAAVRSIEEQVLRLSRLTADLRKIADVESGSLDRRPVDVTALLEEAVDVAREQPGADGLEISLDLPRAPWPLPKVSGDAELLSLVVGNLLDNAVKFTPAGGRVEVRAREAGGDVVVEVADTGSGIEPADEAHIWEELYRSPRARTVPGSGLGLALVRTVVERHGGTATAESRVGRGTVVRVRLPAGAGEG from the coding sequence GTGCGCCTCACCCGGTGGCTCCTCGCCCTGCTCCCCCTCGCCGTCGGCATGGGGCTCTGGGTGGCGGCCCGTGCCGGCGCGTACGCGAACGACCGGCTGCTGGTCAGCGCCAGCGCGTACCGCGGCGACTGGCTGCTCGCCATCGGCGCCGTCCTCAGCCTGCTGGCCTGTGCCGGGCTCGCGATCGCCGGCCGCCGCGACGCACACGCCCGGCGGGAGCTGCGGGAGCAGGCCGACGCCTATGCCCGGGATAGAAGGCTGCTGCTCTCCCGCCTCGACCACGAGCTGAAGAACCCGCTGACCGCCATGCGCGCCGCGGTGGCGAACGTCGCGGCCGCCGGGCCGGACGCCGACCGGGCCGCTGCGGTCCGCAGCATCGAGGAGCAGGTCCTGCGCCTGTCCCGCCTCACGGCCGACCTGCGCAAGATCGCCGACGTCGAGAGCGGGTCGCTGGACCGCCGTCCGGTCGACGTCACCGCGCTGCTCGAGGAGGCGGTGGACGTCGCCCGCGAGCAGCCCGGCGCCGACGGGCTGGAGATCAGCCTCGACCTGCCGCGCGCGCCCTGGCCGCTGCCCAAGGTGTCCGGCGACGCCGAGCTGCTGTCGCTCGTGGTCGGCAACCTGCTGGACAACGCGGTCAAGTTCACGCCGGCCGGCGGCCGGGTCGAGGTGCGGGCCCGGGAGGCCGGCGGCGACGTCGTCGTCGAGGTCGCCGACACCGGCTCCGGGATCGAGCCCGCCGACGAGGCCCACATCTGGGAGGAGCTGTACCGCAGCCCCCGCGCGCGCACGGTCCCGGGCAGCGGGCTGGGGCTGGCGCTGGTCCGCACCGTGGTGGAGCGCCACGGGGGCACGGCGACGGCGGAGAGCCGGGTGGGCCGCGGCACGGTGGTCCGCGTCCGGCTCCCCGCCGGGGCCGGCGAGGGCTGA
- a CDS encoding AMP-binding protein: protein MSATDVYRAARDQLLALHGDHAKAVAEFRWPEFDGPFNWAIDWFDAYARGNGGTALHIVEEDGRSARYSFDTMVRRSDQVAAWLRSHGVGTGDHVVLMLGNQVELWELMLAVIKLGAVIMPTTTALGPADLTDRIERGGAKHVIVNAGDAGKFDGVPGDYTRIAVGEAPSGWLAYSDSETADDAPTAHPGTLPGDPLLLYFTSGTTSRPKLVEHTQVSYPVGHLSTMYWLGVRPGDVHLNISSPGWAKHAWSCFFAPWIAEATIYLYNYTRFDPAALLGRIREDGVTTFCAPPTVWRMLIKADLSGGPGTIREAVAAGEPLNPEVIEQVRAQWGLTLRDGYGQTETTASVGNTAGSVVKPGSMGRPLPGVPVVLVDPVTGQLADEGEICLDLSASPLTLMTGYQGDPERNDEAMAGGWYHTGDVANRDAEGYITYIGRTDDVFKASDYKISPFELESVLIEHPAVTEAAVVPVPDPVRAAIPKAYIALAPGYEPTRETAFSILKHARENLAPFLRVRKIEFWELPKTISGKIRRVELREREEQLAPQGSDGEYTDTDFPELRG from the coding sequence ATGTCTGCGACCGACGTCTACCGCGCCGCCCGCGACCAGCTGCTGGCCCTGCACGGCGACCACGCCAAGGCCGTCGCCGAGTTCCGCTGGCCGGAGTTCGACGGGCCGTTCAACTGGGCGATCGACTGGTTCGACGCCTACGCCCGCGGCAACGGCGGCACCGCCCTCCACATCGTCGAGGAGGACGGCCGCTCGGCCCGCTACAGCTTCGACACGATGGTCCGCCGCTCCGACCAGGTGGCGGCCTGGCTGCGGTCGCACGGCGTCGGCACGGGCGACCACGTCGTCCTCATGCTCGGCAACCAGGTCGAGCTGTGGGAGCTGATGCTCGCCGTGATCAAGCTGGGCGCGGTGATCATGCCGACGACGACGGCGCTCGGGCCGGCCGACCTGACCGACCGCATCGAGCGCGGCGGCGCGAAGCACGTGATCGTCAACGCCGGGGACGCGGGCAAGTTCGACGGCGTCCCCGGCGACTACACCCGGATCGCCGTGGGGGAGGCACCGTCGGGGTGGCTGGCGTACTCCGACTCGGAGACCGCCGACGACGCCCCGACCGCGCATCCGGGCACGCTGCCCGGCGACCCGCTGCTGCTCTACTTCACCAGCGGGACGACGAGCCGGCCCAAGCTGGTCGAGCACACCCAGGTCAGCTACCCGGTCGGGCACCTGTCGACGATGTACTGGCTGGGCGTCCGGCCCGGCGACGTGCACCTGAACATCAGCTCGCCCGGCTGGGCCAAGCACGCGTGGAGCTGCTTCTTCGCGCCGTGGATCGCCGAGGCGACGATCTACCTCTACAACTACACGCGCTTCGATCCCGCAGCCCTGCTCGGCCGGATCCGCGAGGACGGCGTCACCACCTTCTGCGCGCCGCCCACGGTCTGGCGGATGCTCATCAAGGCCGACCTCTCGGGCGGCCCGGGCACGATCCGCGAGGCCGTCGCCGCCGGCGAGCCGCTCAACCCCGAGGTGATCGAGCAGGTCAGGGCCCAGTGGGGGCTCACCCTGCGCGACGGCTACGGCCAGACCGAGACGACGGCGTCGGTGGGCAACACCGCCGGCAGCGTCGTCAAGCCCGGCTCGATGGGCCGGCCGCTGCCCGGCGTCCCCGTCGTCCTGGTCGACCCCGTGACCGGGCAGCTCGCCGACGAGGGGGAGATCTGCCTCGACCTGTCGGCGTCCCCGCTCACCCTCATGACCGGCTACCAGGGCGACCCCGAGCGCAACGACGAGGCGATGGCCGGCGGCTGGTACCACACGGGCGACGTCGCGAACCGCGACGCCGAGGGCTACATCACCTACATCGGGCGCACCGACGACGTCTTCAAGGCCAGCGACTACAAGATCAGCCCGTTCGAGCTGGAGAGCGTGCTCATCGAGCACCCGGCGGTCACCGAGGCGGCCGTCGTCCCGGTCCCCGACCCGGTGCGCGCGGCGATCCCCAAGGCCTACATCGCGCTGGCGCCCGGGTACGAGCCCACGCGGGAGACGGCGTTCTCGATCCTCAAGCACGCGCGCGAGAACCTGGCCCCGTTCCTGCGGGTCCGCAAGATCGAGTTCTGGGAGCTGCCCAAGACGATCAGCGGCAAGATCCGCCGGGTCGAGCTGCGCGAGCGCGAGGAGCAGCTGGCCCCGCAGGGCAGCGACGGCGAGTACACCGACACCGACTTCCCCGAGCTGCGCGGCTGA
- a CDS encoding DUF4232 domain-containing protein: MNLRTRLRAIGLVGAAVLGLGLITAAAAPAGASSTTPECSTAELSAKLLPGSPGAGQRYATVVLTNAGGRTCSVTGYGGLALLGAPGQGVPTDLRRVSSPAPHTVTLAPGASARSLLHWAAIPAADENGAACEPTATGVVVTPPDQTSALLRSWSFGPVCQHGLIQQNAYVAGSAAF, from the coding sequence ATGAACCTGCGAACCAGACTGCGGGCGATCGGGCTGGTCGGCGCCGCGGTGCTGGGCCTCGGCCTGATCACCGCGGCAGCCGCACCGGCCGGGGCCAGCAGCACCACGCCGGAGTGCAGCACCGCCGAGCTGAGCGCGAAGCTGCTGCCCGGTTCCCCGGGCGCCGGCCAGCGGTACGCCACCGTCGTCCTCACCAACGCCGGCGGACGCACCTGCTCGGTGACCGGCTACGGCGGGCTGGCCCTGCTCGGCGCGCCCGGCCAGGGCGTGCCCACCGACCTGCGCCGGGTCTCCTCCCCGGCCCCGCACACCGTGACCCTCGCCCCCGGCGCCTCCGCCCGCTCGCTGCTGCACTGGGCGGCGATCCCGGCCGCCGACGAGAACGGCGCGGCCTGCGAGCCGACGGCGACCGGCGTCGTCGTCACGCCTCCGGACCAGACGTCGGCGCTGCTGCGGTCGTGGTCGTTCGGCCCGGTCTGCCAGCACGGGCTGATCCAGCAGAACGCCTACGTCGCGGGCTCCGCGGCGTTCTGA
- a CDS encoding helix-turn-helix domain-containing protein, translating into MAPSRRSRFPGLDGPGERRRELIEELARLRRESELSQTEIAARMGTSQSAVARLESGELDARLSTVERYAAALGRTVDWQVRTSEESP; encoded by the coding sequence ATGGCTCCGTCGCGTCGCAGTCGCTTCCCGGGTCTGGATGGCCCAGGGGAGCGCCGCCGCGAGCTGATCGAGGAGCTGGCCCGGCTCCGCCGCGAGAGCGAGCTCAGCCAGACCGAGATCGCCGCGCGCATGGGGACGTCGCAGTCGGCCGTCGCCCGCCTCGAGAGCGGCGAGCTGGACGCCCGGCTGTCCACGGTGGAGCGCTACGCGGCCGCTCTCGGCCGCACCGTCGACTGGCAGGTCCGCACCAGCGAGGAGTCGCCATGA
- a CDS encoding ATP-dependent Clp protease proteolytic subunit — MTRATWPPVPPGPPPPPFPPQPPQYPPPSPWRVEPRPGVPSGPSVSVVVGADNWLAERLLEQRVVALSGALDADDVNRAVAELALLDSSGDEPVQLRLSGVSADLDGALTLVDALDLMGAPVHATVLGTLTGAAVAVLAVADRRTAGAHAVVHLTEPRSPRRGLGRDVEALAAEHARQLRRLQERLAAATGRDVEQIAADMRTGRLLSTEEAQEYGLVDR, encoded by the coding sequence ATGACCCGAGCCACCTGGCCGCCCGTTCCCCCGGGACCGCCGCCGCCCCCGTTCCCGCCCCAGCCGCCGCAGTACCCGCCGCCCTCGCCGTGGCGGGTCGAACCGCGGCCCGGAGTGCCATCGGGGCCGTCGGTGTCCGTCGTCGTGGGCGCCGACAACTGGCTGGCCGAGCGGCTGCTCGAGCAGCGGGTGGTCGCGCTGTCCGGCGCGCTCGACGCGGACGACGTCAACCGCGCGGTCGCCGAGCTGGCGCTGCTCGACTCGTCCGGCGACGAGCCCGTCCAGCTGCGCCTGTCCGGCGTGAGCGCCGACCTCGACGGGGCACTCACCCTCGTCGACGCCCTCGACCTCATGGGGGCGCCCGTCCACGCCACCGTCCTCGGCACGCTGACCGGGGCGGCGGTCGCCGTCCTGGCCGTCGCCGACCGGCGGACGGCCGGCGCGCACGCCGTCGTGCACCTGACCGAGCCGCGCAGCCCGCGCCGCGGGCTCGGCCGGGACGTCGAGGCGCTCGCCGCCGAGCACGCCCGGCAGCTGCGCCGGCTGCAGGAGAGGCTGGCCGCGGCGACCGGGCGGGACGTCGAGCAGATCGCGGCCGACATGCGCACCGGGCGGCTGCTGTCGACCGAGGAGGCCCAGGAGTACGGGCTCGTAGACCGCTGA